The following coding sequences lie in one Palaemon carinicauda isolate YSFRI2023 chromosome 7, ASM3689809v2, whole genome shotgun sequence genomic window:
- the LOC137643866 gene encoding transient receptor potential channel pyrexia-like has protein sequence MEDEVNYVNDAYLEMEDESAAPSGDEPKSSADRKTSVEWVKHESVPLLFAAIHAGNVKDVEAILDQLGESINNSSYGGLTPLHAACHMKHLDVLQVLITRGAKIDSHDSLGNTALHVAVKEKWHDGVEELLQLGASPDKLNQPPSNVTGIAIENPLHIAIRIGDRVSTNLLLKYQPDLLVRDGDNQTVFHVAASKRDLSILKELLSDKNLPKYMKHLEKLEGHSIYHAVLSGDNSVPNESIILRAIQCIYTFHANVNHPNQFGETPLIIVCRSGLSHVAKFLLNNGADPTKATHGGETALHAACKSGCPITLRHLFNTGLVGHLISSTDNSGYHPFYYAVETPSIDCCKVLIEHGERLTNVDKNGISNVEIAIEKLPNAMQLLRDLFDAGVKLSKKPQHDPDFSITFDYSVLMSQEKDKIQCSFVSELSGTPMEPLIKHPLIESFLYIKWCRIRKIFYSNVVQYFLYLILHTSFVMVTFGANPKDWTESPRAFLFFKILHIIFLLLIVGPGVVVTFANYKKYLTQWETYTRLTAMVSSAIVVFVVPGKITDHVTNPPDGKAELSFERGIASMSVVLGWVELMMLLGRFPTLGAYILMFSKVGKSVCKFLLAFLSLLLGFSLGFHVLFQRLPIFADYNHSFVKTLMMMTGEIAYSEFIDKEGTPFNVYCLIFLSIFLFMTTIIMSNLLIGLAVNDIPDLKRQGKIKRLVKQASYLMAFERLLEFTYKIKFFPRKLRSLLKSRLSIKSTLTVLPNKEFRKNKYMRTIPDENIREAITLGSCEKPEDFPTDADEDIADRLRSFHIRYSSDRRTQKVNFRGIAETCNDIKKQLDLAERRTNNHLIQLAMQLQQQVQQNQNLHNYLMQKGPK, from the exons ATGGAGGATGAGGTGAACTACGTAAACGATGCTTACCTCGAGATGGAGGATGAATCTGCAGCTCCATCTGGGGATGAGCCCAAATCTTCGGCTGATCGTAAAACTTCCGTTGAATGGGTGAAGCATGAAAGCGTTCCTCTCTTGTTCGCT GCGATTCATGCTGGTAACGTTAAAGATGTAGAGGCTATTTTGGATCAATTAGGAGAATCCATCAACAATTCTTCATACGGTGGATTGACGCCTTTACATGCAGCATGTCATATGAAGCACCTTGATGTGCTTCAGGTGCTCATCACTCGAGGAGCAAAG ATAGACTCCCACGACAGCCTCGGCAATACTGCGCTTCATGTCGCAGTGAAAGAGAAATGGCACGATGGAGTTGAAGAGCTTCTGCAGCTCGGAGCATCCCCTGACAAGCTGAATCAACCTCCCAGTAATGTTACCGGCATAGCAATAGAAAATCCACTACATATTGCTATTAGAATTGGTGATAGGGTTTCTACTAATCTACTGCTGAAATATCAACCTGATCTGCTTGTTAGGGATGGTGATAATCAAACTGTTTTCCATGTGGCGGCTTCAAAAAGAGATCTTTCTATCCTGAAAGAGCTGTTGTCAGATAAAAATTTACCCAAGTACATGAAACATCTGGAAAAACTTGAAGGGCATAGTATCTATCATGCAGTTCTTTCAGGGGATAATAGCGTACCTAACGAGAGCATCATATTAAGAGCGATTCAGTGTATTTACACATTCCATGCCAACGTCAATCACCCGAATCAATTTGGGGAGACACCACTGATAATAGTATGCCGCAGTGGGCTCTCCCATGTTGCAAAATTCTTGCTCAATAATGGAGCCGACCCAACAAAAGCGACGCATGGAGGTGAGACTGCATTGCACGCTGCGTGTAAATCAGGATGTCCTATAACGCTCCGTCACTTGTTCAACACAGGGCTTGTAGGACATCTCATCTCTTCAACAGATAACAGTGGCTACCATCCGTTTTATTATGCAGTCGAAACACCTTCTATTGATTGCTGCAAAGTTCTTATTGAGCATGGAGAAAGGTTGACAAATGTTGATAAAAACGGTATATCTAATGTAGAAATTGCCATTGAGAAACTGCCGAATGCTATGCAACTCCTGAGAGATCTCTTCGATGCTGGTGTTAAACTATCAAAGAAGCCTCAGCATGACCCGGACTTTAGCATCACTTTCGACTATTCGGTTCTCATGTCACAAGAAAAAGATAAGATACAGTGTTCTTTCGTCTCTGAACTATCAGGTACACCGATGGAGCCTCTCATAAAACATCCACTGATTGAAAGCTTCTTGTACATCAAATGGTGTCGCATAAGGAagattttttattcaaatgttgttcAATATTTCCTGTACCTTATACTTCACACATCTTTTGTTATGGTGACTTTTGGAGCAAATCCGAAAGACTGGACAGAATCTCCAAGGGCTTTTCTCTTTTTCAAGATTTTGCACATTATCTTTTTACTCCTCATAGTTGGACCCGGGGTTGTTGTGACTTTTGCTAACTATAAGAAATATTTGACTCAGTGGGAAACTTATACTCGGCTCACGGCAATGGTGAGCTCTGCAATTGTTGTGTTCGTAGTTCCAGGTAAGATAACAGATCATGTTACTAATCCCCCTGATGGAAAAGCAGAATTGTCATTCGAAAGAGGAATTGCTAGCATGTCGGTAGTTCTGGGATGGGTGGAGCTCATGATGCTGTTGGGTCGTTTCCCAACATTAGGAGCTTATATTTTGATGTTCAGCAAAGTGGGTAAATCAGTTTGCAAATTCTTACTTGCTTTTCTGAGTCTTCTTCTTGGGTTTTCTCTTGGGTTTCATGTCCTTTTCCAAAGGTTGCCCATATTTGCTGACTATAATCATAGCTTTGTAAAGACGCTGATGATGATGACGGGAGAAATAGCTTACAGTGAGTTTATTGATAAGGAAGGAACTCCTTTTAACGTTTATTGCCTGATTTTCCtgagtattttcttattcatgACAACTATTATAATGTCTAATCTCCTCATTGGTTTGGCTGTCAATGATATTCCAGATCTGAAGAGACAAGGAAAGATTAAAAGACTGGTGAAGCAAGCTTCTTATCTCATGGCATTTGAGAGGCTTCTTGAATTCACATACAAAATAAAGTTCTTCCCAAGAAAACTTCGGTCGCTATTAAAATCCCGACTGAGCATCAAATCGACGCTTACTGTTCTACCCAACAAAGAATTCAGAAAGAACAAGTACATGAGAACAATACCAGATGAGAACATCAGAGAGGCCATAACTCTTGGAAGCTGCGAAAAACCAGAGGATTTTCCAACTGATGCTGATGAAGACATAGCTGACCGACTGAGGTCCTTTCACATAAGATACTCGAGCGATCGCAGGACTCAAAAAGTCAACTTTAGAGGTATTGCTGAAACATGTAATGACATAAAGAAACAGTTGGATCTCGCGGAGCGAAGGACCAATAATCATTTGATTCAATTGGCAATGCAGCTTCAGCAACAGGTTCAACAGAACCAGAATTTACATAACTATCTGATGCAAAAAGGTCCCAAATGA
- the LOC137643863 gene encoding transient receptor potential channel pyrexia-like — protein MNNKAYFENEAYIELDCNNPVAPTRDEESPLSPVSIAETKAQAAMRLLFSAINSGRIKDVEACLDQTQEYLNSSVYCGLTPLHSACHMKQFDILKLLITRGAQINAHDSLGNSALHIAVKEIWHDGVRELLQHGASPNDLSKPPDSFKSMIRETPLHVAVKLADRISTSLLLKHNPDLNIRDGNNQTVFHLAASNRNLPILKDLLADVNLSKYMKTLDESGHTIYHAALSNTFGTNCEGQVLKVIQYIYTFHNNLDQPNMFGETPLIRACFLGLSDVVRFFLNNGADPTRVTFQKQSVIHAACISGNSDTLQHLLKTERVGDLISFVDNNGYHPLYYAIENSSLECCKLLLEKGERLANVYKDDVSNFMLVRRSLPTAMQLFRDLFNSSIKLSNKPKHHPDYSVTFDYSSLMSPGKANIQCSIISELTGTPLEGLIKHPLIESFLYIKWCRIRAAFYLNVFQYFIYLMIHSVFVIMSFGKKPKDWSKDPFSLMMFRIFHGIFFGIIVIPEIVMTFANIKKYLTHWETYTKVAALASSAVVVCIVSGKIVDDVTLNKPNAGLSTERMFASMSIVLGWIELMMLLGRFPTLGAYILMVTKVGKSIFTFLFAFLSVLIGFNLGFHILFQRLPIFADLNLGFVKILMMLKGEISYSQFVNQKGSPFNLYPQILMSIFLFLVPIIMANLLTGLAVKGTPDLKRQGKIKRLIKQSSYLVACEKLLAFTYKMKCFPRGLLLLLSSRLTIDTEITIYPNKEFKKPKYMRTIPQETVSEAIVLGSCKEPEDYPEDGDDDVVEQLKSFKIRYSSDRRTQGHKIEDLSDMCADIKKQLTELSQQMQGQIHQSQNIYNILSGNHSR, from the exons ATGAACAACAAGGCGTACTTTGAAAACGAAGCCTATATAGAGCTGGATTGCAACAATCCTGTTGCTCCGACCAGAGATGAAGAAAGTCCACTTTCCCCAGTTAGCATCGCCGAGACGAAAGCACAAGCAGCTATGCGTCTTCTCTTCTCC GCAATCAATTCTGGAAGGATCAAAGACGTAGAAGCATGTTTAGACCAAACGCAAGAATACCTCAACAGCTCGGTTTACTGTGGGCTGACACCTTTACACTCAGCGTGTCACATGAAGCAGTTTGATATACTTAAGCTTCTGATAACTCGAGGAGCACAG ATAAATGCTCACGACAGCCTGGGAAATTCTGCACTCCATATTGCCGTGAAGGAGATATGGCATGACGGCGTCAGAGAACTTCTCCAACATGGGGCCTCTCCTAACGATTTGAGCAAGCCTCCAGATAGCTTCAAAAGCATGATACGCGAAACCCCACTTCATGTAGCTGTTAAATTGGCTGATAGGATATCCACATCTCTTTTATTGAAACATAATCCGGATCTCAACATTAGAGATGGTAACAACCAAACAGTTTTTCACTTGGCTGCATCGAATAGAAATCTCCCGATTCTGAAGGACCTTTTGGCAGATGTGAATCTTTCAAAGTATATGAAAACTCTAGACGAAAGTGGCCATACAATATATCATGCAGCCCTTTCAAATACGTTTGGTACTAATTGTGAAGGTCAGGTGTTAAAGGTGATTCAGTACATTTACACATTTCATAACAATCTTGACCAGCCCAATATGTTTGGAGAAACACCTTTAATCAGAGCATGTTTTCTTGGTCTTTCTGATGTTGTCAGATTCTTCCTCAATAATGGAGCTGACCCAACTAGAGTTACTTTTCAAAAGCAGTCAGTGATACACGCTGCTTGTATTTCTGGAAATTCTGACACTCTTCAACATTTGCTCAAAACAGAACGTGTTGGAGACTTGATTTCATTTGTCGATAACAATGGGTATCATCCCTTGTACTACGCCATAGAAAATTCTTCACTAGAATGTTGCAAACTTCTCCTAGAAAAAGGTGAGCGTTTGGCTAATGTTTACAAAGATGATGTTTCTAATTTCATGTTAGTTAGAAGATCTTTGCCAACTGCAATGCAACTTTTTAGAGATCTTTTCAATTCGAGTATTAAACTGTCAAATAAACCTAAACATCATCCAGATTATAGTGTTACTTTTGACTACTCAAGTCTCATGTCACCAGGAAAAGCAAATATCCAATGCTCCATCATATCTGAACTGACTGGTACCCCTTTGGAGGGCCTTATAAAACATCCACTGATTGAAAGTTTCTTATATATTAAATGGTGCCGCATAAGAGCAGCATTCTATTTGAATGTATTCCAGTATTTCATATACCTTATGATTCACAGTGTCTTTGTTATAATGTCGTTTGGAAAAAAGCCAAAAGACTGGTCGAAAGATCCATTTTCACTGATGATGTTCAGAATATTTCACGGCATTTTCTTCGGCATTATAGTTATACCTGAGATTGTCATGACATTTGCCAATATCAAAAAGTACTTGACGCACTGGGAAACCTACACTAAAGTTGCTGCTTTAGCAAGTTCTGCTGTTGTTGTGTGCATAGTATCTGGTAAAATCGTTGATGATGTTACCCTGAACAAACCCAATGCAGGACTATCTACTGAAAGAATGTTTGCTAGTATGTCTATTGTCCTTGGGTGGATTGAACTTATGATGCTCCTGGGACGCTTCCCTACCTTAGGTGCTTACATTCTGATGGTCACCAAAGTAGGCAAATCTATTTTCACGTTTCTTTTCGCATTTTTGAGTGTCCTTATAGGATTCAACCTAGGATTTCATATCCTTTTTCAAAGGCTTCCCATATTTGCTGATCTTAACCTTGGCTTTGTGAAGATTCTTATGATGCTGAAAGGGGAAATATCTTATAGCCAGTTTGTTAACCAAAAGGGGTCCCCTTTCAACTTATACCCTCAGATCCTTATGAGCATTTTTCTCTTCCTAGTACCCATAATAATGGCTAACCTCCTAACTGGCTTGGCTGTGAAAGGCACCCCCGACCTGAAAAGACAGGGTAAAATCAAAAGGTTAATTAAACAGTCATCGTATCTTGTGGCATGTGAGAAACTACTTGCTTTTACATACAAGATGAAGTGCTTCCCACGGGGATTGCTTTTACTGTTATCCTCACGTCTAACTATTGACACAGAAATAACCATCTACCCAAACAAGGAATTCAAAAAGCCTAAGTACATGAGGACCATACCACAGGAGACAGTTTCGGAAGCTATTGTCCTTGGTAGCTGCAAAGAGCCAGAGGATTACCCCGAAGATGGTGATGACGATGTTGTTGAACAGTTGAAATCTTTCAAGATAAGATATTCGAGTGATCGTAGAACGCAAGGGCACAAGATAGAAGATCTTTCAGATATGTGTGCTGACATTAAAAAACAGCTGACAGAACTTTCACAGCAAATGCAGGGACAGATTCACCAGAGTCAGAACATATACAACATATTATCTGGAAATCATTCAAGATAA